CAGAGCGGTCCTTTTCAGGAAACACACTAGCCAAACTCTGATGTCAAACGGCCCCCCAGTTGCACACCAAAAGCGCTAGTGTGAAAAAGCCTACATCATAGACCAGACATTTTCACTCTCAAAGTGAACTAATCCTTTTAATAGATCTCTAAAATTAGCATGAAGTAAAGCTTAAAAAAGACGAGAACTGTGATGCAGACGGCACATCTGTGTGGGCTAAACTGACTCATCTGTAGATTACAGTGTTTTTAAAGCTCAGGCTTTTCTTTTGCAGCATTGAGTCATCATTTGGAGGATCAGATGAGTCCCACTCTTTTGGCCTGGTACGTCCATCAGCTTCCAGAATGGCTGCTGAAATTAGGAGCGGTGGTTATGTTGCACAGCGGGATATGCATTCCTCTTCTGACGTTCTTTGCTCCCATTCGCCGCCTCAGACTGTTCGGCTTTTACGTTCAGGTTTGTTATGTACACACTGTTGTTTGAGTGCAGGTTTGCATTGAAAATTATCCACATGCCTGCTGTAGAAAATGTTATTTACAGTAGAAACCTATTCAGTGTTTAATGGTAGTTTGTCACAGAAAATGAGTTAAATGAAATTTTACTATAACGgtcatttaaatttctgttgtacCCATTTGCCAGTGTGTTTTCTATAATTGAAAATTAATTCATGAATTGACTAAAATCACTACATTTATAGATGTTCAAGTGCAGTgtttaaaagtacaaaaataacAAGTACAGAATAAgtatattggtcacactttacaataaggtatcAATATTAgcaaatgtatttactaacatgaactagtTATGTacgatacttgtacagcatttaataatcatacagtgatcagcatatacgagtacactcctaacaaatctctcttttaaattcatatttttaataggaagctatacaatgttatatttgtgcatgtacattagattagtcagtactgaagccaaatctggagctcatctaacaagtTACCTTACAATAAcactccaaaaactagtacactcatatttatatgttatagaaaattattcaatacaaatttaaaaaaggaaaaattatgggaagaaatgtaaatgtaaaaaagacagaaatttaaaaaacgtTTGTTTAacttttgtaggttgtaattattttttgcagtattttgcttgatcttatttgtattatctttcaatttctaaatatgtctttctaaaactgttgtttaaataaatgaagagttcagatgcaaaaacctttaaatactGTTTGCAATTTTTCTGTTGTAGGTTCAGTAATATCACAtttaatgcaaataataagtccttttcctagtctttaaagtgaaatatctcgacataaacaaaggaggctgaaaaaaatggatggaaatttcagatggcaggtttttgcatctgaactcatcaaatatatctgtttaataaatttgttttgttcaaatgcacaaaaatacattgcctaaattctctgagaaatggatacaaatattcatttttaaaatggggtgtactcaattatgctgagcattatagttcaacatttactaatgcattaacatccaaattcatgcatGATAACTTTAgtcaatgcaccatgagttaacataattaactcgaacaaatactgtaatcaatagattgttcattgtttgttcatattagcaaatgcattaagtaatacaaccttattgtaaagtgttgccagtatattttataataacatgtataatttCCTTATTtagagtaaaatatatatttcttttcaaGTGCAATATTGAAGCGTTCATAAGTGCAGGTCAGGTTTTTATCAAATATAAAGTCCATATTTTACACTGCATGATAACTAATTATCTTTTAGCTTAACCCATTTGTTGACTTTCTTCACAAAACTTAAAAATACTTTGAACTTATGTTTTTGAGTATATGAAATGTACATCTTATTTCTTGTAGTTCATACTTCTCATTAAATTTATTTCCTATGAATGTAGCACTTAAAGCTTATCAAATCACTTTTgctgtcacatcagcagcagcacgtgttTAGGTGCACTTGAGGCTTAGGTGCTGGCTCAAGTGCAAATACAACCACAGTGCAAATTACTACAACAAACTccccaaaaaaacaggacaatgtaaaattggccCAAAAAGCTTATTTGCTAGTTAAAACATGAAGTGCattactgaaaacaacacaaaaaaattgtgtaaatgaaaattattttatgtaCAAACAGACTGTGTGATTAACTTGTAtgtttgcaaaaacaaaacaaaaataaaacttttttttctattttttaacttttttttatttatttttttatgattttctcAGCTGTTTCTCCAGCTCTTCCATATCCTGACGGGTAACTGCAGCCTTCTGAACCTGCTGAGCATCGCCCTCAGCTTCTCTTTGCTGGATGATGATCATTTCAATACTCCTTCAAAGAAGAGGAAGGGCCAGGAAAAGAAGACCAGAAGTATGACACAAAAtatgctctttttttattttttatttttgttttttccctCCCCTGCTATAACCACACATATGATCACACAGGATTCAGAAACATTTAAgcagttgtaaacaatttatttgggctgattttaacaaatcaaattaagttaATACTCTATGACTCAACACATATCAATATTGTTTAAACTCAACCCATATCAATAGTTTTCAGCAATTTTGCAGAACTCATTTTCTTCAGTGCATCAACTGCTTTGAGTTTATTATCCGTCTGTTTGATGTTAGGCTGGCTGCAAACCCTGGCCTCTGGTTTTGTTCTTCTGGTGGAGTTGGCTGTGTATGCGTTCATCCTGTACAGTGCCATTACACTCTACCAGCTGCAGATCGACTGGGAACAAAAAAGAGTGTCAGCCAAAACAGGTGAGAGCGTCCTGCATTATGGATTCTTGAAATATGTTGTTGAATTCTGTATCTTGAAATATAAATTGTCAAATGTTATCTTTGATTAAACATGGAAAGGAATTTAGTGAAATGTTATGATCTTGTGGAGGTTTGTTGAAGTTGCAATGATTCTATTCAAAGTCACAAGACTTTAGTATTTAGAAAATGAGtggattttatttctttttagatGTTCAATGATGAGTTCAGAATCCTGCTTAAATGTGAATGAAATATGCGTTAATACTATGTGCTTTTAATGCTAAATGTTGTAATGAATTTAACAAGCttatttttgatatttaataTCACATTTAGGTTATGGAAACCTGATTCCACTATTaagatttcatttttaattttttacaaattttatatttcacaattttgagttaatatatgtgtttttttctttctcccaAGTGTTAAAATTGGTagttaaaaaaagtcagaattgctacatgcattaaaaaaataatttaaaaaaatctgagagGAAACGCATTGCaattaccatttatttatttatttatttattttatctaccCCTTGATAGATTTCAGCTTTTATATTTTAGTATCTAATGTACAATTGGGGTGAAATAAAATCTTTAATCTCTAATAATTTATTCTTTTACATTGCAAAAAATATTGTGTGATTATACCTCTACTAACTGTTTGCTATGAACTAATTTATCGAGCATATTTTGATCTATTAAACTTTAGTTTTTAATGACACAAAAATGATCAGCATCTAAGCTACTCATTGCCGTTCCTTTAATGTCTGACCATTTCAGATTTCAGTCATGGGAGATTTGCTGCGTTTGTCCTGCACATCCAGGAACTCACTATCTGGGTCGGTGTGCTGTCGTTCACATGGGAAGCCGTGAATGCCATGCTAAAGTAAGCCCTATCAGTAATGTGCATGATGGTTGACTTCGTGCTTAAGTATAAGAAGTAAAAATAgagattttgttaaaaaaaaaaaaaaaaaagcaagccaaaggaaaatgtctCCTCTGTTTCCTTCATCAGGTGTTTGTGCACTCGAGGCATTGTGAGCAAGCTGTGGTCCCTCATACAATGGGCGCTCGTCACCGCGGCTGCTGTGGCCGTCTTTGCCCTCAGTGTGGTGAGTTTACTGTCCTACAGATGTAATAAATGCTAATGTgctaatcaattaatttataagTGTTAATCTACGCAGGTAAGCCTTTAAAAAAAAGCTCTTACTTGCGTTAAATGTTGCATGTGCTGCAAAAATGAAGtgttggttcacccaaaaatgtttatTCTGTGATTTTAGTTGCACTCCACCTGTTGTTAACatttgagtttgtttcttctgttgaacacaaaagaagatgttttgaagaatgttggaaaccgttttaattgatgtcaatggttacccgtttctaacattctttaaagtcgcttgttttgtgtttaacagaagatttGTGGGGTATTTTTGGATGATTTTAATATCTTTGCCAGTATTTGTGTTTCCAATAATATTTGCTTTACGTCTATTAAATGGAGAATTGTTTACTTGTGATGCAGACTGAAGGAATCAAGTCTTGTTTTTGTGAAGTTTAACAAAATTAAGTACATTTATGcctaaaggaaaaacaaatatctgACTTGGAAATTTGCAAAAGTGGATTTTGGGCCCATTTGCaggtttatctttttgttttaatcaTATCTTTGCTTGTTTCTCTGAAAACAATATTCTTTGCTGTATGAAGACTGCATTTTTTCCTtcacattttgatattttatttaaacaataattatttaaacatttatttgaaacaataaaaaatgagTTTTACATGCCTTTAGTATGATCTCTTTTACTGATGCCACTTTTGAAAATTAAATCAATGCAGACACACGTGACGTCTCATCTTTTAATCCCCCTTTTATTCTCTTAGTTTGGTGCCTGTTAAATTAATGTTGGGCGTCTTTTTTCAGGTTCCATACTCTACTCTGCCTGGCATGTCATCCACTACAGTGTTTCCTAAAGTGCTAGACTTGTACAGGGCGGTGGAGAAATTTCACCTGGTCGGGGCGTACGGTGTCCAGCACAGACCGATCTCCACCGAGGGACGCCCGGAGATCATTTTAGAGGGCAGCTACGATGGTCTCACATGGACGGTATGAGGAAGGACAACCCCAGATATTTGGGATGTACATTTCAGTACAAGCCTCAAGTTCTGGAGTTTACCAAAGATATTATATTATGCAAACATTAGCacacttattttttaataaaagctcCAAAAATGTTGGGACAGAGGCATGCTTAAGAGTACAAAATGTAAGAATTTCTTCATAACAAAATATACAATAGCCACTATATATAATACAGTTTATAAGTGTTAATCTACGCAGTAAAGCCTTTAAAAAAAGCTCTTACTTGCGTTAAATGTTGCATGTGCTGCGAAAAATcaagtgttagttcacccaaaaatgtttatTCTGTGATTTTAGTCGCACTCCACTTGTTGTTAACATTtaagtttgtttcttctgttgaacacaaaagaagatgttttgaagaatgttggaaaccgttttaattgatgtcaatggttacccgtttctaacattctttaaagtCGCTTGTTTTGTGTTTGACGGAAGATTTGTGGGGTATTTTTGGATTATTTTAATATCTTTGCCAgcatttttatttccaaaaaacAAGCAAGAAATCAAGTCTTGTTTTTGTGAAGTTTAACAAAATTAAGTACATTTATgcttaaaggaaaaacaaatatctgCTTTGGAAATTATAAAAGTGGATTTTGGGCCTATTTGCtggtttatctttttgttttaatcatatctgtaatatatatatatatatatatatatatatatatatatatatatatacatatatatatatatatatatatatatatatatatatatatatatatatatatatatatatatatatatatatatattatgtcttATGTACTTGCATTATCCCacatgttttaaagaatgtttatatCCAAAGAAATAAACTACTTTCACTAGTGACCAATACAATATACCATACTCATAATTTAGCTTTTGCTAAAGATGTCAATATTttagctcatccatgaacatgGTTTTGCCggtgtttaatttaataaaataaagacgACAACATCCATAAAACCACACTCAAGTCACAACATCATCTAACTATgccttgtttgttgtgaatatgtgcCCTCTAGTGGCTAAAATTACATGCAGCACATTTAACACTTACACATTCCTTTTAGTTAGTGTTTAATTGTTTGGGTGTTGAGGATGCTAATGTTTTACAGTCTAATGTAACTCAAGTCTTCAGATGGTAAGCCATACATTTTCAGTAATACACAGATCAGGGGTCtcatttttgaaaatttgtctAAAAGAAACCTCCCTAAAGTAAATTCAtagtaatgtatttattaatgattatggcTCATATAATGATTTCAAATGGTTTAATTAAGTCAGTGTTTAAGTTATAAATGTTTAACACATATTCTAccattatgtttttttgttttttttaatatatatatatatatatatatatatatatatatatatatatatatatatatatagatcacaACTTTTGCATGGAAAGTGGCGTACACGCATTTCCACTTGATTTGTGGATAAGCCACGTTTATAAATAAGACCCCTGGACTGCAGTCAGGCCAGTCAAGCGTTcactttgcattaaaaaaaaaacaacatcactCTTTTCTTGTAGCGTTTTCACTTACTTTACCTCTGTCCCAACACCAAAAAGCCATCAAACCCAACATTTGTGTATGTTTACGGTTTTTTCATTCAGCAGAAAGGCTGATGTTTATTCTCAGTGGACGCTTTTACTCTTCTCCTGCTGCAGGAAATGAACCCCATGTATAAACCCGGAGATGTGAATGACATCCCACCAGTAGCGGGCCCTCATCAGCCGCGTCTGGAGAGTATGATGTTTCAGGCGACTCAAAAAGGACATGATCATAACCCCTGGTTTGCAGGCCTCCTCCAGCGCCTCCTACAGGGCAAAGCAGATGGTGAGCGACAACAatgttatatttcatttttatttatttaacagatgCTTTTAGTCATAGCAAAGTATaagtgaggataaaagaagcacttaaAATCATCAGAgagtagcagtatataaatgCTTTGACAGATCTAAGtagcttttcatttttaaatcatggatatttgtttattttcaaatGATAACAAAACCATAAAGACATACAAGATAAGTACTGAGGTCGCCAGATTGAGTCTTATTTACATTCATAAGTAAGATCCTGTTGTGTTAAGGGTTACATACCAAAGATAGAAAATCTCTTCAGGGGGGATTTCAGAACTGTTAAATAAACGCACCTCAATTAAATGAATGATGATGGATGTTTTGAAGTGCGCTGCTGATTGCCTGTTTTCTGTGTTTTGCAGTCATTGGTCTGCTGCAGGTGGATGAAGCGCAGTATCCCTTCAGTCAGAAGCCACCGGCTCTGATCAAAGCCAAACTTTACCACTACCACTTCACAGACCCGGTTAAAGACAAGTGAGCTTTACAACACCCAATTCTGTATTTATAGTATTATCCACATTATTGATTGGCATCTAAACTGAGTGGGAATGTCAGAAATGTGTGACATGCACAAATTTTCACTGTTAATTTGGGTGGATACTTGATGGCTATGTTAAATCACttgccaattttatttttgtgatgtgaataactttttaatataaatacatttttaaataatatttttcattgaCAAATATCCCATTTGTAAGTCCTATCGCTTTCTCACTTCAaccgatccgctccagagtttttcaatcaagccgagaccacctcattcaggcgatctcggagcgattgttttagtgcggatccgagagcgattgctggattcacatatgccaaatgaactgtGCTAACTTTGCAggcgagacaggttccgaaaggtgtgaaagcaccctaaaataacTAACAACTATGctgaataatttttaaatgtcataaaaTTGTCAATTTGTCAActcgtatttaaaaaaaatcccatttactattagaaaatgaataatagaaccaaaatattatactgtataaGTTGACATGTTCAAAGCAAACTTCTGTTCACGTTTGGTGTTTAAGAACACGTGtttgtaaaaatgcaataaataaagttGTCTTATATTGAAGTATCTACAGTTTTTATAGACCCAAGTGAACGCATCATATAAAAGCCCATGCAAAAATAGAAATTCTTCTCTTTTAACCTGTTAAGAACTACTAAAGCAATCCGACAGAAGAGAAACTTTACTGGACTTCTGTTTGTCGTTTCTGAAGGACTCATCAGAAGGCTTGGTGGAGGCGACAGTACAAAAAGGAGTTTAGTCCTGCTGTGAATCTTGATGATCCGAAGCTCAACAGACTGTTAGATGAGTCTGGACTGAAGGTACACAATTCATCACAGTCTTTAATTAATCAAACACCTTTCAACCAAGGTTGTAGAAATTGTTACATTATTacccaataggtggcgacaagcaaccatttaaaatgcatttgtctcttaaagtgatagttcaccatttttaaaacattcaaatgatCAGCATTCACTCAACA
The Danio rerio strain Tuebingen ecotype United States chromosome 4, GRCz12tu, whole genome shotgun sequence genome window above contains:
- the lmf2b gene encoding lipase maturation factor 2b, encoding MGEIKTPRKWFLSSIALIYACAFASVYVQIPGLYGDEGILPVRLQMPKMQRPLLEQLQASPSLLWLGPSLGLEPQQVLELICLLGVLLSLGAVLLGTLRDSLTYLCLWALYLSLYNVGGDFLHSEWDVLLLEAGFLAVLVAPLGLLRSHSRHAFHDSLTFWMIRWLFFRLTFSTGVSKLATGDPAWYDLSALSHHLEDQMSPTLLAWYVHQLPEWLLKLGAVVMLHSGICIPLLTFFAPIRRLRLFGFYVQLFLQLFHILTGNCSLLNLLSIALSFSLLDDDHFNTPSKKRKGQEKKTRSWLQTLASGFVLLVELAVYAFILYSAITLYQLQIDWEQKRVSAKTDFSHGRFAAFVLHIQELTIWVGVLSFTWEAVNAMLKCLCTRGIVSKLWSLIQWALVTAAAVAVFALSVVPYSTLPGMSSTTVFPKVLDLYRAVEKFHLVGAYGVQHRPISTEGRPEIILEGSYDGLTWTEMNPMYKPGDVNDIPPVAGPHQPRLESMMFQATQKGHDHNPWFAGLLQRLLQGKADVIGLLQVDEAQYPFSQKPPALIKAKLYHYHFTDPVKDKTHQKAWWRRQYKKEFSPAVNLDDPKLNRLLDESGLKEKFPIQPATDTPLSQTLILIRDPIKHLSGALVISSLLATVASIFLIRVIFSSFTGGQKPRTASADHRNKKPKEPSETVEKSHTMSASSRPGKKDSNEKKVDSDRSPRKRK